In Paludisphaera rhizosphaerae, a single window of DNA contains:
- a CDS encoding efflux RND transporter permease subunit, translating to MSRGDSDEARQDAAEPKRHDLLNGIVHVFLDNNFSLILIVVSVLIGVAALLVTAREEDPQIVVPLADVLVSMPGFSAEQVEQLAATPLEKVLYQIDGVEYVYSTSRENQAVITVRFYVGQDRERSLVKLFKKLDENQDVIPAGVAGWVVKPVEIDDVPIVTLTLTGGEGDGYTLRRVGEEVVQRLSALPGVSRAYTVGGEPRSIRIDLDPERLQAYALSPLEVQKALQGANVTRPAGEFTRDDAVVHVDAGVAVDRPERLNELVVGVFQDRPVFLRDVAAVRDGPAEATSYVRHGWGPARGFEAPEGFPGEVIGEDEGSQDSHPVAGGSRPAVTLAVAKQKGTNAVGIAESVLEAARTLRAEVIPTDMQLIVTRNSGLTADEKVNELVEGLWVAIAIVIALLTLSLGWREAVIVAVAVPVVFGLTLGVNLLFGYTINRVTLFALILSLGLLVDDPIVDVENIARHFAMRGRATKDIVLEAVAEIRPPLISATLAVIVSFLPMFFITGMMGPYMGPMALNVPVAMLMSMVVAFTITPWLSYQLLHKKHGADGAAANGHSDEDDVEAIRATLLYRFFRPLMAPLISSRLAALTFLTLIALLTAAAAGLAALRVVPLKMLPYDNKNELLLVVDFDEGTTLERADAAVVDLEAELARVPEVVQYVSYVGTPSPMDFNGLVRHYYLRQAPHNAEIRVNLVGKKHREAQSHAIALRLHDGLTERAERHGARLKIVELPPGPPVLSSLVAEVAGRPDQSYDDLVAAAGVVARRLAVEPGVAEVDDTVEAPARKLVFVTDQEKAALNGVSVDEIARTLQVVLSGGDGGTVRVPGERNPLRIEVRLPRPIRSSRYDLAVVRVKGRSGHFTPLSELGRWEETRVDQSIYHKNLERVVYVTAETLGRTPAECVLDVTFDQQLDGSSAPDASWRSPGGWVAEASPRPLAERTFIHNGGGVGWSVPEGTRVGFRGEGEWKITIDVFRDLGIAFGAAMAMIYVILVMQTGSFLIPIVVMLAIPLTVLGVMPGFWLLNAMNGQVVGGHADPVLFTATAMIGMIALAGIVTRDAIILVDFIGQSVKKGRPLFDAIMESRVVRMRPILLTAGAAMLSSIPITLDPIFSGLAWSLIFGLFASTIFTLFVIPVTYWLLHSGDSGRDAADLEPAA from the coding sequence CGCGCCAGGACGCCGCCGAGCCGAAGCGGCACGACCTGCTCAACGGGATAGTCCACGTCTTCCTCGACAACAACTTCTCGCTGATCCTGATCGTCGTCTCGGTCCTGATCGGCGTCGCGGCCCTGCTGGTCACGGCACGAGAAGAGGACCCGCAGATCGTCGTGCCGCTGGCCGACGTGCTGGTCAGCATGCCTGGCTTCTCCGCTGAACAGGTCGAGCAACTGGCGGCGACGCCCCTGGAGAAGGTTCTCTATCAGATCGACGGCGTGGAATACGTTTACAGCACGTCCAGGGAGAACCAGGCCGTCATCACGGTCCGGTTCTACGTTGGGCAGGACCGCGAGCGGAGCCTGGTGAAGCTCTTCAAGAAGCTCGACGAGAACCAGGACGTGATTCCAGCCGGCGTTGCAGGGTGGGTCGTCAAGCCGGTCGAGATCGACGACGTGCCGATCGTTACGCTGACGTTGACGGGGGGCGAAGGGGACGGGTACACACTCCGTCGCGTTGGCGAGGAAGTGGTTCAGCGCCTGTCGGCGCTTCCGGGGGTGTCGCGGGCCTACACCGTCGGCGGCGAACCCCGGTCGATCCGGATCGACCTCGACCCGGAACGGCTCCAGGCTTACGCGCTGAGCCCCCTGGAGGTTCAGAAGGCCCTGCAGGGGGCCAACGTCACCCGCCCCGCCGGCGAGTTCACGCGGGACGATGCGGTCGTTCACGTCGACGCCGGCGTGGCGGTGGATCGTCCGGAACGACTCAATGAACTGGTCGTGGGAGTCTTCCAGGATCGGCCGGTCTTCCTCCGAGACGTGGCCGCCGTGCGCGACGGCCCCGCCGAGGCGACTAGCTACGTCCGGCACGGCTGGGGGCCGGCCCGGGGCTTCGAGGCGCCGGAGGGTTTTCCCGGCGAGGTCATCGGCGAGGACGAAGGCTCGCAGGATTCTCACCCGGTCGCAGGGGGCTCGCGGCCGGCGGTCACCCTGGCCGTCGCCAAGCAGAAGGGGACCAACGCGGTCGGCATCGCCGAATCCGTCCTCGAAGCCGCCAGGACGCTACGGGCCGAGGTCATCCCGACGGACATGCAACTGATCGTCACCCGAAACTCGGGCCTGACGGCCGACGAGAAGGTCAACGAGCTGGTCGAGGGCTTGTGGGTGGCGATCGCGATCGTGATCGCCCTGTTGACCCTGAGCCTGGGCTGGCGCGAGGCAGTGATCGTCGCGGTCGCGGTGCCGGTGGTCTTCGGACTGACGCTCGGGGTCAACCTGCTCTTCGGCTACACCATCAACCGAGTGACGCTGTTCGCTCTGATCCTCTCGCTGGGCCTCCTGGTCGACGACCCGATCGTCGACGTGGAGAACATCGCGCGGCACTTCGCGATGCGCGGCCGGGCGACGAAGGACATCGTGCTGGAGGCCGTGGCCGAGATCCGGCCCCCCCTGATCAGCGCCACGCTGGCGGTGATCGTGAGCTTCCTGCCGATGTTCTTCATCACCGGGATGATGGGCCCGTACATGGGCCCCATGGCTCTGAACGTCCCGGTCGCGATGCTGATGTCGATGGTCGTCGCGTTCACGATCACGCCCTGGCTCTCGTACCAGTTGCTTCACAAGAAGCATGGAGCGGACGGAGCGGCGGCCAACGGTCACTCGGACGAGGACGACGTCGAGGCGATTCGGGCGACGCTCCTCTATCGGTTCTTCCGGCCGCTGATGGCCCCGCTGATCAGCTCCCGGCTGGCCGCGCTGACGTTTCTGACGCTGATCGCGCTGTTGACCGCGGCAGCAGCCGGCCTTGCGGCCCTGCGCGTCGTGCCGCTGAAGATGCTCCCCTACGACAACAAGAACGAATTGCTCCTGGTGGTCGACTTCGACGAAGGGACGACGCTCGAACGGGCCGATGCGGCGGTCGTCGACCTGGAGGCCGAGCTGGCCAGGGTCCCCGAGGTCGTCCAGTACGTGAGCTACGTCGGGACCCCCAGTCCGATGGACTTCAACGGCCTGGTGCGGCATTACTACCTGCGGCAGGCCCCGCACAACGCCGAGATCCGGGTGAACCTCGTGGGCAAGAAGCACCGCGAGGCGCAGAGCCACGCGATCGCCCTGCGGCTCCACGACGGCCTGACCGAGCGGGCGGAACGGCACGGCGCGCGGCTGAAGATCGTCGAGCTTCCGCCCGGCCCACCGGTGCTCTCTTCATTGGTGGCGGAGGTCGCCGGCCGACCCGACCAATCGTACGACGATCTCGTGGCGGCGGCCGGCGTCGTCGCCAGGCGGCTGGCCGTCGAGCCGGGAGTCGCCGAAGTGGATGACACGGTCGAGGCGCCGGCGCGGAAGCTGGTGTTCGTGACCGATCAGGAGAAGGCGGCGTTGAACGGGGTGTCGGTCGATGAGATCGCCCGAACGCTCCAGGTCGTCCTCTCCGGAGGCGACGGCGGGACGGTCCGCGTCCCCGGCGAACGGAACCCTCTGCGGATCGAGGTCCGCCTGCCGCGGCCGATCCGCTCCAGCCGGTACGACCTGGCGGTCGTCCGGGTTAAGGGCCGGTCGGGGCATTTCACTCCGCTCTCGGAGCTGGGCCGCTGGGAGGAAACGCGCGTCGATCAGTCGATCTACCACAAGAACCTGGAGCGCGTGGTCTACGTCACCGCCGAGACGCTTGGCAGGACGCCCGCGGAATGCGTCCTCGACGTGACCTTCGACCAGCAGTTGGACGGATCGTCCGCGCCGGACGCGTCGTGGCGGTCTCCGGGGGGATGGGTCGCCGAGGCTTCTCCGCGTCCGCTGGCGGAGCGGACGTTCATCCACAACGGCGGCGGCGTGGGCTGGTCCGTCCCCGAGGGAACCCGCGTCGGATTTCGCGGCGAGGGGGAATGGAAGATCACGATCGACGTCTTCCGCGACCTGGGGATCGCCTTCGGCGCGGCGATGGCGATGATCTACGTGATCCTCGTCATGCAGACCGGATCGTTCCTGATCCCGATCGTCGTGATGCTGGCCATTCCCCTGACGGTTCTCGGCGTGATGCCGGGGTTTTGGCTGCTGAACGCGATGAACGGACAGGTCGTCGGCGGTCACGCAGACCCGGTCTTGTTCACCGCGACGGCCATGATCGGCATGATCGCCCTGGCGGGCATCGTGACCCGAGACGCCATCATCCTGGTCGACTTCATCGGCCAGTCGGTGAAGAAGGGGCGGCCCCTGTTCGACGCGATCATGGAAAGCCGCGTGGTACGGATGCGGCCGATCTTACTAACCGCCGGCGCGGCGATGCTCTCCAGCATCCCCATCACGCTCGACCCGATTTTCTCCGGTTTGGCGTGGTCGTTGATCTTCGGGCTCTTCGCCTCGACGATCTTCACGCTCTTCGTGATTCCCGTGACCTACTGGCTCCTCCACTCGGGCGATTCGGGCCGCGACGCCGCGGATCTCGAACCGGCTGCGTGA
- a CDS encoding rhodanese-like domain-containing protein: MNTPSGSSVRTITPQRLHDLLQAAGEIELIDVRTPAEFRSAHAPIAQSTPLGSFDPKALIAGRRLPGEPLYVMCRSGARSSKACAALAAAGTGVDVVNVEGGLLAWEKAGLPVERGRFALPLDRQVRIVIGALVILGVTLGYLVDPWFNWLSGLCGAGLVFAGITDFCPLATMMAKMPWNQAPVDATACQRP, from the coding sequence ATGAACACGCCTTCGGGTTCTTCCGTGCGGACCATCACGCCCCAGCGTCTCCACGATCTGTTGCAGGCCGCCGGGGAGATCGAACTGATTGACGTTCGCACTCCCGCGGAATTTCGGTCGGCCCATGCCCCGATCGCGCAGTCCACGCCTCTGGGCTCGTTCGACCCGAAAGCGCTGATTGCGGGCCGGAGACTTCCGGGAGAGCCACTCTACGTCATGTGCCGCAGCGGCGCCCGCTCGTCGAAGGCCTGCGCAGCCCTGGCGGCGGCCGGAACGGGCGTCGACGTGGTGAACGTGGAGGGGGGATTGCTCGCCTGGGAGAAGGCCGGCCTGCCGGTCGAACGGGGTAGGTTCGCCCTCCCCCTGGATCGGCAGGTCCGCATTGTGATCGGCGCTCTGGTGATTCTGGGCGTGACGCTCGGCTACCTGGTCGATCCCTGGTTCAACTGGCTGTCCGGCCTCTGCGGGGCGGGCCTGGTCTTCGCCGGGATCACGGATTTCTGCCCGCTGGCCACGATGATGGCGAAGATGCCCTGGAATCAAGCCCCCGTCGATGCAACAGCGTGCCAACGGCCGTGA
- a CDS encoding ArsR/SmtB family transcription factor, protein MAATIPDEFLVRVAEKFRMLADPTRLSILRALTTGEKSVGTVVSETGQNQANVSKHLKLLAETGMVLRRKEGLQVFYSLGDPLIEQLCELVCTSIVREAESQVEANRKMLKTWRGKRGTG, encoded by the coding sequence ATGGCCGCCACCATCCCCGACGAGTTCCTGGTCCGAGTCGCCGAGAAATTCCGGATGCTGGCCGATCCGACCCGGCTGTCGATCCTCCGCGCGCTGACGACCGGGGAGAAGAGCGTGGGGACGGTGGTCTCCGAGACGGGCCAGAACCAGGCGAACGTCTCGAAACACCTGAAGCTCCTGGCTGAGACCGGCATGGTCCTCCGCCGCAAGGAGGGCCTCCAGGTCTTCTACTCGCTGGGCGATCCGCTCATCGAGCAGCTTTGCGAGTTGGTCTGCACCTCGATCGTCCGCGAGGCCGAGTCGCAGGTCGAGGCGAATCGGAAGATGCTGAAAACCTGGCGAGGAAAGCGGGGAACCGGCTGA
- a CDS encoding glycosyltransferase domain-containing protein yields MTTFQRKHGILVATIASYKKLPPSAEWMLESARRNGIEVTLLGQGQSYPCHRIKTRLVADHLREHLEYRYVLQVDLRDVVFCASIREIFHKYLAFGRGVVASAERACWPMPSFKPRSPDLGTSYRYLNAGVVMASRGAWLSAWDLMCAKERAQRGEPLERGYSGHHIFDCDQAAWSDLYVNGECDVVLDSRSEVFQNMSRSDSLVYQENPDLVFEGRRVVNRETGTRPCLIHCSGFIPMGPLARYVIDPPVAWVRPIVELIRAEPLPALRDPESVERLLLNVGLDDPGDDDLPIELLPYAGKGLGVRRRPAEFAAMLTWLSSRPPLRSYAEIGVGEGGAFITTVEYLRRFQPLDFSLAVGGGLPPFLLDYVSRERSAHLIRADGAADGLRELMGRGGHVDLTFIDAYRNDCDPRAEWSAARSCSRFVAIQGIADPAPNNEARSLWEEIRSSHCTTYEFIDQRFDPSPGIGLVDLSSDTLH; encoded by the coding sequence GTGACGACGTTCCAGCGCAAGCATGGGATCCTGGTGGCCACGATCGCCTCTTACAAGAAGCTGCCGCCGTCGGCCGAGTGGATGCTGGAGAGCGCCCGCCGCAACGGGATCGAGGTCACGCTCCTCGGCCAGGGGCAGTCGTACCCGTGCCATCGGATCAAGACCCGGCTCGTGGCCGACCATCTGCGCGAGCACCTCGAGTATCGGTACGTCCTTCAGGTCGACCTCCGCGACGTCGTCTTCTGCGCGTCGATCCGCGAGATCTTTCACAAGTACCTCGCCTTCGGCCGAGGCGTCGTCGCCTCCGCCGAGCGAGCCTGCTGGCCGATGCCGTCGTTCAAGCCCCGCAGCCCCGACCTGGGGACGAGCTACCGGTACCTCAACGCCGGCGTCGTCATGGCCTCGCGGGGAGCCTGGCTGTCGGCCTGGGACCTAATGTGCGCCAAGGAACGAGCCCAGAGAGGCGAGCCCCTCGAACGCGGCTATTCCGGTCACCACATCTTCGACTGCGACCAGGCCGCATGGAGCGACCTTTACGTCAACGGCGAGTGCGACGTCGTCCTCGACTCCCGCAGCGAGGTCTTTCAGAACATGTCTCGCTCCGACTCGCTCGTCTACCAGGAGAATCCCGACCTGGTGTTCGAGGGGCGCCGAGTGGTGAACCGCGAAACCGGGACGCGCCCCTGCCTGATCCATTGCAGCGGCTTTATCCCGATGGGGCCGCTGGCTCGCTACGTCATCGACCCGCCCGTGGCCTGGGTCCGACCGATCGTCGAGCTCATCCGAGCCGAGCCGCTTCCCGCACTACGAGACCCCGAGAGCGTCGAACGGCTGTTGTTGAACGTCGGCCTCGACGACCCCGGCGACGACGACCTGCCGATCGAGCTTCTGCCGTACGCGGGCAAAGGTCTGGGCGTGCGTCGACGGCCCGCGGAGTTCGCAGCGATGTTGACCTGGCTGTCGAGCCGGCCCCCGCTTCGATCGTACGCCGAGATCGGCGTCGGCGAAGGGGGCGCGTTCATCACGACGGTCGAGTATCTCCGCCGCTTCCAACCGCTGGACTTCTCGCTGGCCGTCGGCGGCGGCCTGCCGCCGTTCCTCCTCGACTACGTCTCCCGAGAACGATCGGCCCACCTCATCCGCGCCGACGGAGCCGCCGACGGCCTCCGCGAACTCATGGGAAGAGGCGGCCACGTCGACCTGACCTTCATCGACGCCTATCGCAACGATTGCGACCCCCGCGCTGAGTGGTCGGCCGCCCGCAGCTGCAGCCGATTCGTCGCCATCCAGGGAATCGCGGATCCGGCCCCGAACAACGAAGCACGCAGCCTCTGGGAGGAAATCCGCTCCTCTCACTGCACGACTTATGAGTTCATCGACCAACGATTCGACCCATCGCCCGGCATCGGCCTGGTCGACCTGTCCTCCGACACACTCCACTGA
- a CDS encoding glycosyltransferase family protein, with protein sequence MSSLNSKLVLPTVETCRWRRPSGAHAQAECGLATSLMGRAAAGPVVVDDDACEACCRSFPPTRRTLNPVVAGLLHGAALRVLTLGDDPDAALALATAESALTVQTPEAYRLTPARDVLPCAWRGGPVDLADDEGPIHRCEHPDHDLASASRCQACRDWTRRRPISPRRSLDELVPPPPRRHGRPVRNWAVGVTTAPRRRPTLDGCLDGIVRAGWDAPRLFLDGTVRIPARHAHLPTSWREEAVGAWPAWFLSLTELIVQRPEADAYLMIQDDVALHDHEPLRDYLERVLWPGDRPGLVSLFHIGPEATWGWRLNVDPNRLSAQALLFPPDLARALVADPTVVRAVLDSSADHHTPIPDVLNIWLARRSIDCWHTTPSLVQHVGDVSAIWDEAALTSDRRAPWFTGGVDEAFALEEDLARFPEEAFPCDPADSDDYLRRVERGWERMRRSSVAVIANCRDARRLLPRLAARAERLGSLFEDYRITALDQGSTDATREFLDDWRASNPRVGIVESQASDIAACFQRHVIPASADFEYAVVVDAEAAGGWSYEGLAHTFGDDDWDFVGSCDLIRGPAEQTVVGPWVLKEASPSRWFAARPSEPPKRGQSMTPITTPRGGLGVHRTAYLKAGKLRSAGRLFVNPNQIALYSPE encoded by the coding sequence ATGTCGTCACTCAACTCCAAGCTCGTCCTGCCGACCGTGGAAACGTGTCGCTGGCGACGGCCCTCCGGCGCGCACGCCCAGGCCGAGTGCGGACTGGCGACGTCGCTGATGGGTCGGGCGGCCGCGGGCCCGGTCGTCGTCGACGACGACGCGTGCGAGGCGTGCTGTCGTTCGTTCCCGCCGACGCGACGGACGCTCAACCCGGTCGTCGCCGGCCTCCTGCACGGAGCCGCCCTGCGCGTCCTGACGCTGGGAGACGACCCCGACGCCGCCCTCGCCCTGGCGACGGCCGAGTCGGCGCTGACCGTTCAGACGCCCGAAGCGTACAGACTCACCCCCGCCCGGGACGTCCTCCCCTGCGCCTGGCGCGGCGGGCCTGTCGACCTGGCGGACGACGAAGGCCCGATCCACCGCTGCGAACACCCCGATCATGACCTGGCCTCGGCCTCGCGATGCCAGGCTTGCCGCGACTGGACCCGACGTCGCCCGATCTCCCCCCGACGGTCGCTCGACGAATTGGTCCCTCCTCCTCCGCGGCGGCACGGCCGACCGGTCCGCAACTGGGCCGTCGGCGTCACCACCGCGCCGAGGCGCCGGCCGACGCTCGACGGCTGCCTCGACGGAATCGTCCGGGCCGGCTGGGACGCCCCCCGCCTGTTCCTCGACGGGACCGTCCGCATCCCCGCTCGCCACGCCCATCTGCCGACCTCCTGGCGTGAGGAGGCCGTCGGCGCCTGGCCCGCGTGGTTCCTGTCATTGACCGAGTTGATCGTCCAGCGTCCCGAGGCCGACGCCTACCTGATGATCCAGGACGACGTCGCGCTCCACGATCACGAACCGCTCCGCGACTACCTGGAACGCGTCCTCTGGCCGGGCGATCGGCCGGGGCTGGTCTCGCTCTTCCACATCGGGCCTGAGGCGACGTGGGGATGGCGGCTGAACGTCGATCCCAACCGGCTCAGCGCGCAAGCACTGTTGTTCCCCCCCGATCTGGCCCGCGCGCTGGTCGCCGATCCGACGGTCGTTCGAGCCGTCCTCGACTCGTCGGCCGACCACCACACTCCGATCCCGGACGTCCTCAACATCTGGCTCGCCCGCCGCTCGATCGACTGCTGGCACACGACGCCCAGTCTCGTGCAGCACGTCGGCGACGTCAGCGCGATCTGGGACGAGGCCGCTCTCACCTCCGACCGCCGCGCCCCCTGGTTCACCGGCGGCGTCGACGAGGCCTTCGCCCTGGAAGAAGACCTCGCCCGCTTCCCGGAAGAGGCCTTCCCCTGCGACCCCGCCGACAGCGACGACTATCTACGACGAGTCGAGCGGGGGTGGGAGCGCATGCGAAGATCGTCCGTCGCCGTCATCGCGAACTGCCGTGACGCCCGCCGACTGCTCCCCCGGTTGGCCGCTCGCGCGGAACGGCTAGGGAGCCTGTTCGAGGACTATCGGATCACGGCGCTCGATCAAGGATCGACCGACGCGACCCGCGAATTCCTCGACGACTGGCGGGCCTCGAACCCCCGCGTCGGGATCGTGGAATCCCAGGCGAGCGATATCGCCGCATGCTTTCAGCGCCATGTAATCCCGGCCTCGGCCGACTTCGAATACGCCGTCGTCGTTGATGCGGAGGCTGCGGGGGGCTGGAGCTACGAAGGTTTGGCCCACACCTTCGGCGACGACGACTGGGACTTCGTCGGCTCGTGCGACCTGATCCGAGGGCCGGCCGAGCAAACCGTCGTCGGCCCCTGGGTTCTCAAGGAAGCCAGTCCTTCTCGGTGGTTCGCCGCCCGTCCCTCGGAGCCGCCGAAGCGGGGCCAATCGATGACGCCGATCACGACGCCCCGAGGCGGCCTGGGCGTCCATCGAACGGCTTACTTGAAGGCCGGCAAGCTTCGTAGCGCCGGCCGACTCTTTGTGAACCCCAACCAGATCGCCCTCTATTCGCCTGAGTGA
- a CDS encoding DUF1264 domain-containing protein: MRTSLSSRTGVVVLLACSVGFVGGVLVSHSTPSSLAGAYQAPAGHGAVPASAKAPIQEIMHCPLAFAGVHLLKDLPEFPQIAYHFCKPVNEDLNQCVLYDGTGPDARLIGVEYLVSDAVYQKMPAEEKLYWHDHKYEVDAGLLKSLTQSGEEEKKTMAVVRTLWGKVYHTWATGKSYPVGPPKLFWSVTGEEPFVLDPKVVLPIELEERRAKRGE; the protein is encoded by the coding sequence ATGCGAACGTCGCTTTCCAGCCGGACGGGTGTCGTGGTTCTCTTGGCCTGCTCGGTGGGCTTCGTCGGCGGAGTCCTGGTCTCGCACTCGACGCCCTCGTCGCTCGCCGGGGCTTACCAGGCCCCAGCGGGCCATGGGGCGGTCCCCGCCAGCGCCAAGGCGCCAATCCAGGAGATCATGCACTGCCCGCTCGCCTTCGCGGGGGTCCATCTGCTCAAGGATCTGCCTGAGTTTCCTCAGATCGCCTACCACTTCTGCAAGCCCGTGAACGAAGACCTGAATCAGTGCGTCCTCTACGACGGGACGGGGCCGGACGCCAGGCTCATCGGCGTGGAGTATCTCGTCAGCGACGCCGTCTACCAGAAGATGCCCGCCGAGGAGAAGTTGTACTGGCACGACCACAAGTACGAGGTCGACGCCGGCCTCCTCAAGAGCCTCACACAGTCGGGCGAGGAGGAGAAGAAGACCATGGCCGTGGTCCGCACCCTTTGGGGAAAGGTCTATCACACCTGGGCGACGGGCAAGAGCTATCCCGTCGGCCCACCGAAACTCTTCTGGTCGGTGACCGGCGAGGAGCCCTTCGTGCTCGACCCGAAGGTGGTCCTCCCGATCGAACTGGAGGAGCGACGAGCCAAGCGCGGAGAATGA